The following proteins are co-located in the Chloroflexota bacterium genome:
- a CDS encoding creatininase family protein produces the protein GSTEQHGPHMPLGTDFLTAEEFARRLGERADVIVTPTIPIGYAKYHTSFPGTLSVSEDTLANMLMEICEDLVAYGATHILFVNGHGGNMQAIRQCGEMLREMCIPMATAVYWKVIQTVNPNWLPIGHGDYVETSLVLALDESLPNMQIAKIPTSKNLSDTITLDTPHDARFNGGSVFVNLITADITDSGDMLELGLSAASRYDIPPTAGSKEMGEKIYQGITDYLVKFVEEFRKVTLPPVDSLGPLAK, from the coding sequence GGCTCCACCGAACAGCACGGCCCCCACATGCCGCTGGGCACCGACTTCCTCACCGCAGAGGAGTTCGCGAGGCGACTGGGCGAGCGCGCCGATGTCATCGTTACACCCACGATTCCCATCGGCTACGCCAAGTACCACACCAGTTTCCCCGGCACCCTTTCCGTCAGCGAAGACACCCTGGCGAACATGCTTATGGAAATCTGCGAAGACCTGGTCGCCTACGGGGCCACACATATCCTGTTCGTTAACGGCCACGGCGGAAACATGCAAGCCATCCGCCAGTGCGGCGAGATGCTGCGCGAGATGTGCATCCCCATGGCCACCGCCGTGTACTGGAAGGTCATCCAGACCGTGAATCCCAACTGGCTGCCCATCGGTCACGGAGACTACGTTGAGACGTCTCTGGTGTTGGCGCTGGACGAATCGCTGCCCAACATGCAGATCGCCAAGATTCCGACCAGCAAGAACCTCAGCGACACCATTACCCTGGACACGCCGCACGACGCACGATTCAACGGCGGCTCGGTCTTCGTGAACCTCATCACGGCTGACATTACGGACAGCGGCGATATGCTGGAGTTGGGCCTGTCCGCTGCTAGCCGCTACGACATCCCGCCCACCGCCGGCTCCAAGGAGATGGGCGAGAAGATTTACCAAGGGATCACCGATTACCTGGTGAAGTTTGTTGAGGAGTTCCGCAAAGTTACGCTGCCGCCCGTGGACTCGCTGGGCCCGCTGGCGAAGTAG
- a CDS encoding succinylglutamate desuccinylase/aspartoacylase family protein: MTTELRVGNFSALTGEKVTGVQEVQVDGHTVPVPLFLIHGAKPGPTLVITAGVHGAEYASIAAALEVGQTLAPKAVHGSVIVAPVVNMPAFRARSIYVCPLDGKNLNRVFPGDKNGSASEQLAYWLFQNLLKRADYYVDLHGGDLVEALIPFTIFNVSGNAQVDERSKELAQVFGIPYVVRSETRGSTYSAAAHEGIPSMLAEAGGQGLWPREAVTLLTNGVNRLMRHIGMLDGPAPEPVSTQVLDKFIWLRSEHDGYYYLDVSVGDVVAKGQRLGKITDYQGNVLQTVDSPADGRILFLVSSLAINKGDPLLAVGA, translated from the coding sequence ATGACAACCGAGTTGCGAGTAGGAAACTTCTCCGCGCTCACGGGTGAGAAGGTTACAGGGGTTCAGGAAGTGCAGGTGGACGGACATACCGTCCCGGTTCCCCTGTTCCTGATTCACGGCGCGAAGCCCGGCCCCACGTTGGTCATTACGGCGGGAGTCCACGGCGCGGAGTACGCCAGCATCGCTGCCGCGCTGGAAGTCGGCCAAACCTTGGCCCCGAAGGCCGTGCATGGCAGCGTCATCGTGGCGCCGGTGGTGAATATGCCCGCCTTCCGGGCGCGGTCCATCTACGTCTGCCCGCTGGATGGCAAGAACCTGAACCGCGTCTTCCCCGGCGACAAGAATGGCTCCGCGTCCGAGCAACTGGCATACTGGCTGTTCCAGAACCTGCTCAAGCGCGCAGACTACTATGTAGATTTGCATGGCGGAGACCTGGTGGAGGCCCTGATCCCCTTCACGATCTTCAATGTCTCCGGCAACGCGCAGGTGGACGAGAGGTCCAAGGAACTGGCGCAGGTGTTCGGCATCCCGTACGTCGTCCGCAGCGAAACGCGCGGGTCCACCTACTCCGCGGCCGCGCACGAGGGCATCCCAAGCATGTTGGCCGAGGCGGGCGGGCAGGGCCTGTGGCCGCGCGAAGCCGTTACCCTCCTGACCAACGGCGTGAACCGTCTGATGCGCCACATCGGCATGCTGGACGGCCCGGCCCCAGAACCGGTGTCCACGCAGGTGCTGGACAAGTTCATCTGGCTGCGCAGTGAGCACGACGGCTACTATTACCTGGATGTGTCCGTGGGCGATGTGGTCGCGAAGGGCCAGAGGCTGGGCAAAATCACCGATTACCAGGGGAACGTGCTACAGACCGTAGACTCACCAGCGGACGGGCGCATCCTGTTCCTCGTATCATCGCTGGCCATCAATAAGGGCGACCCGCTGCTGGCAGTTGGCGCATAA